A single genomic interval of Bos indicus isolate NIAB-ARS_2022 breed Sahiwal x Tharparkar chromosome 5, NIAB-ARS_B.indTharparkar_mat_pri_1.0, whole genome shotgun sequence harbors:
- the BAIAP2L2 gene encoding BAR/IMD domain-containing adapter protein 2-like 2 isoform X2, whose protein sequence is MAPEMDQFYRSTMAIYKSILEQFNPALENLVYLGNNYLRAFHALSEAAEVYFNAIQKIGEQALQSSTSQILGEILVQMSDTQRHLNSDLEVVVQTFHGDLLQHMEKNTKLDMQFIKDSRQHYEMEYRHRAANLEKSMSQLWRMERKRDKNAREMKESVNRLHAQMQAFVSESQRAAELEEKRRYRFLAEKHLLLSNTFLQFFGRARGMLQNRVLLWKEQSEASRSPSRAHSPGLLGPVLGPPYPSGRLTPTRLDMPQRALGEFGSPRSRHGSGSYGPEPAEARSASQLEPDHRRSLPRTPSASSLYSSSTQRSRSNSFGERPGGGGGGGGARRVRALVSHSEGANHTLLRFSAGDVVEVLVPEAQNGWLYGKLEGSSSSGWFPEAYVKPLDELPVNPMNPLNPVTSMNPRSPVNELPSRSYPLRGSHSLDDLLDRPGNSTASSDYWDGQSRSRTPSHIPSRTPSPAPTPLPSSRRSSMGSMGVASDVKKLASWEQQPPELFPRCVPPSPMTAQRPSSAEAPSSTWSLRSSPPPTPAQLPRAGGSGSSSSGSKELGPWYRG, encoded by the exons ATGGCCCCCGAGATGGACCAGTTCTACAGATCCACCATGGCCATCTACAAG AGCATCCTGGAGCAGTTCAACCCGGCCCTGGAGAACCTGGTGTACCTGGGGAACAACTACCTCCGGGCCTTCCACG CTCTGTCCGAGGCGGCTGAGGTGTACTTCAACGCCATCCAGAAGATTGGGGAGCAGGCCCTGCAGAGTTCCACCTCGCAGATTCTGG GTGAGATCTTGGTGCAGATGTCCGACACTCAGCGGCACTTGAACTCTGACCTGGAGGTGGTG GTGCAGACATTCCATGGAGACCTCCTGCAGCACATGGAGAAGAACACCAAGCTGGACATGCAGTTCATCAAA GACAGCCGCCAGCACTACGAGATGGAGTACCGCCACCGAGCCGCcaacctggagaagagcatgtCCCAGCTGTGGCGGATGGAGCGCAAGAGGGACAAGAACGCACGGGAGATGAAG GAGAGTGTGAACCGGCTGCACGCGCAGATGCAGGCCTTCGTGTCTGAGAGTCAGCGGGCCGCTGAACTGGAGGAGAAGCGGCGCTACCGCTTCCTGGCCGAGAAGCACCTGCTGCTTTCCAACACCTTCCTGCAGTTTTTTGGCCGg GCCCGGGGGATGCTCCAGAACCGCGTGCTGCTGTGGAAGGAGCAGTCGGAGGCCAGCCGCAGCCCATCGCGCGCCCACTCCCCGGGCCTGCTGGGCCCCGTGCTGGGGCCGCCCTACCCCTCGGGCCGCCTGACGCCCACCCGCCTGGACATG CCCCAGAGGGCCCTGGGAGAGTTCGGCTCCCCCCGCAGCCGGCACGGCTCCGGCTCCTACGGCCCCGAGCCCGCCGAGGCGAGGTCCGCGTCCCAGCTGGAGCCAGACCACCGCCGGTCCCTGCCCCGGACGCCGTCCGCCT CCTCGCTCTACAGCAGCAGCACCCAGCGCTCGCGCTCCAACTCCTTCGGCGAGCGCCCGGGCggtgggggcggcggcggcggcgcccggAGAGTCCGCGCTCTGGTCTCACACTCGGAGGGCGCCAACCACACGCTGCTGCGCTTCTCGGCCGGAGACGTCGTCGAGGTGCTGGTGCCCGAAGCCCAGAACGGCTGGCTCTATGGCAAGCTGGAGGGCTCATCCTC GAGCGGCTGGTTCCCTGAGGCCTATGTGAAGCCTTTGGACGAGCTGCCCGTGAATCCCATGAACCCCTTGAACCCAGTGACCTCCATGAACCCCAGGAGCCCTGTGAATGAGCTGCCTTCCAG GTCCTACCCGCTCCGGGGTAGCCACAGCCTTGATGACCTCCTGGACCGACCAGGCAACTCCACAGCATCTTCGGACTACTGGGATGGCCAGTCCCGCTCCCGAACCCCAAGCCACATCCCGAGCCGCACCCCCAGCCCCGCACCTACACCCTTACCCAGCAGCCGCCGAAGTAGCATGGGCAGCATGGGGGTGGCCAGTGACGTCAAG AAACTTGCATCCTGGGAGCAGCAACCCCCAGAGCTCTTCCCTCG CTGCGTCCCACCGTCACCAATGACCGCTCAGCGCCCCTCATCCGCTGAGGCGCCTTCCTCCACCTGGAGTCTGAGGTCGTCCCCGCCACCCACACCTGCCCAGCTGCCTAGAGCTGGCGGCAGCggaagcagcagcagtggatcCAAGGAGCTGGGGCCTTGGTACCGGGGGTGA
- the BAIAP2L2 gene encoding BAR/IMD domain-containing adapter protein 2-like 2 isoform X4 — protein MAPEMDQFYRSTMAIYKSILEQFNPALENLVYLGNNYLRAFHALSEAAEVYFNAIQKIGEQALQSSTSQILGEILVQMSDTQRHLNSDLEVVVQTFHGDLLQHMEKNTKLDMQFIKDSRQHYEMEYRHRAANLEKSMSQLWRMERKRDKNAREMKESVNRLHAQMQAFVSESQRAAELEEKRRYRFLAEKHLLLSNTFLQFFGRARGMLQNRVLLWKEQSEASRSPSRAHSPGLLGPVLGPPYPSGRLTPTRLDMPQRALGEFGSPRSRHGSGSYGPEPAEARSASQLEPDHRRSLPRTPSASSLYSSSTQRSRSNSFGERPGGGGGGGGARRVRALVSHSEGANHTLLRFSAGDVVEVLVPEAQNGWLYGKLEGSSSSGWFPEAYVKPLDELPVNPMNPLNPVTSMNPRSPVNELPSRSYPLRGSHSLDDLLDRPGNSTASSDYWDGQSRSRTPSHIPSRTPSPAPTPLPSSRRSSMGSMGVASDVKKLASWEQQPPELFPRGTNPFATVKLRPTVTNDRSAPLIR, from the exons ATGGCCCCCGAGATGGACCAGTTCTACAGATCCACCATGGCCATCTACAAG AGCATCCTGGAGCAGTTCAACCCGGCCCTGGAGAACCTGGTGTACCTGGGGAACAACTACCTCCGGGCCTTCCACG CTCTGTCCGAGGCGGCTGAGGTGTACTTCAACGCCATCCAGAAGATTGGGGAGCAGGCCCTGCAGAGTTCCACCTCGCAGATTCTGG GTGAGATCTTGGTGCAGATGTCCGACACTCAGCGGCACTTGAACTCTGACCTGGAGGTGGTG GTGCAGACATTCCATGGAGACCTCCTGCAGCACATGGAGAAGAACACCAAGCTGGACATGCAGTTCATCAAA GACAGCCGCCAGCACTACGAGATGGAGTACCGCCACCGAGCCGCcaacctggagaagagcatgtCCCAGCTGTGGCGGATGGAGCGCAAGAGGGACAAGAACGCACGGGAGATGAAG GAGAGTGTGAACCGGCTGCACGCGCAGATGCAGGCCTTCGTGTCTGAGAGTCAGCGGGCCGCTGAACTGGAGGAGAAGCGGCGCTACCGCTTCCTGGCCGAGAAGCACCTGCTGCTTTCCAACACCTTCCTGCAGTTTTTTGGCCGg GCCCGGGGGATGCTCCAGAACCGCGTGCTGCTGTGGAAGGAGCAGTCGGAGGCCAGCCGCAGCCCATCGCGCGCCCACTCCCCGGGCCTGCTGGGCCCCGTGCTGGGGCCGCCCTACCCCTCGGGCCGCCTGACGCCCACCCGCCTGGACATG CCCCAGAGGGCCCTGGGAGAGTTCGGCTCCCCCCGCAGCCGGCACGGCTCCGGCTCCTACGGCCCCGAGCCCGCCGAGGCGAGGTCCGCGTCCCAGCTGGAGCCAGACCACCGCCGGTCCCTGCCCCGGACGCCGTCCGCCT CCTCGCTCTACAGCAGCAGCACCCAGCGCTCGCGCTCCAACTCCTTCGGCGAGCGCCCGGGCggtgggggcggcggcggcggcgcccggAGAGTCCGCGCTCTGGTCTCACACTCGGAGGGCGCCAACCACACGCTGCTGCGCTTCTCGGCCGGAGACGTCGTCGAGGTGCTGGTGCCCGAAGCCCAGAACGGCTGGCTCTATGGCAAGCTGGAGGGCTCATCCTC GAGCGGCTGGTTCCCTGAGGCCTATGTGAAGCCTTTGGACGAGCTGCCCGTGAATCCCATGAACCCCTTGAACCCAGTGACCTCCATGAACCCCAGGAGCCCTGTGAATGAGCTGCCTTCCAG GTCCTACCCGCTCCGGGGTAGCCACAGCCTTGATGACCTCCTGGACCGACCAGGCAACTCCACAGCATCTTCGGACTACTGGGATGGCCAGTCCCGCTCCCGAACCCCAAGCCACATCCCGAGCCGCACCCCCAGCCCCGCACCTACACCCTTACCCAGCAGCCGCCGAAGTAGCATGGGCAGCATGGGGGTGGCCAGTGACGTCAAG AAACTTGCATCCTGGGAGCAGCAACCCCCAGAGCTCTTCCCTCG GGGTACGAACCCCTTTGCTACCGTAAAGCTGCGTCCCACCGTCACCAATGACCGCTCAGCGCCCCTCATCCGCTGA
- the BAIAP2L2 gene encoding BAR/IMD domain-containing adapter protein 2-like 2 isoform X1, which yields MAPEMDQFYRSTMAIYKSILEQFNPALENLVYLGNNYLRAFHALSEAAEVYFNAIQKIGEQALQSSTSQILGEILVQMSDTQRHLNSDLEVVVQTFHGDLLQHMEKNTKLDMQFIKDSRQHYEMEYRHRAANLEKSMSQLWRMERKRDKNAREMKESVNRLHAQMQAFVSESQRAAELEEKRRYRFLAEKHLLLSNTFLQFFGRARGMLQNRVLLWKEQSEASRSPSRAHSPGLLGPVLGPPYPSGRLTPTRLDMQPQRALGEFGSPRSRHGSGSYGPEPAEARSASQLEPDHRRSLPRTPSASSLYSSSTQRSRSNSFGERPGGGGGGGGARRVRALVSHSEGANHTLLRFSAGDVVEVLVPEAQNGWLYGKLEGSSSSGWFPEAYVKPLDELPVNPMNPLNPVTSMNPRSPVNELPSRSYPLRGSHSLDDLLDRPGNSTASSDYWDGQSRSRTPSHIPSRTPSPAPTPLPSSRRSSMGSMGVASDVKKLASWEQQPPELFPRCVPPSPMTAQRPSSAEAPSSTWSLRSSPPPTPAQLPRAGGSGSSSSGSKELGPWYRG from the exons ATGGCCCCCGAGATGGACCAGTTCTACAGATCCACCATGGCCATCTACAAG AGCATCCTGGAGCAGTTCAACCCGGCCCTGGAGAACCTGGTGTACCTGGGGAACAACTACCTCCGGGCCTTCCACG CTCTGTCCGAGGCGGCTGAGGTGTACTTCAACGCCATCCAGAAGATTGGGGAGCAGGCCCTGCAGAGTTCCACCTCGCAGATTCTGG GTGAGATCTTGGTGCAGATGTCCGACACTCAGCGGCACTTGAACTCTGACCTGGAGGTGGTG GTGCAGACATTCCATGGAGACCTCCTGCAGCACATGGAGAAGAACACCAAGCTGGACATGCAGTTCATCAAA GACAGCCGCCAGCACTACGAGATGGAGTACCGCCACCGAGCCGCcaacctggagaagagcatgtCCCAGCTGTGGCGGATGGAGCGCAAGAGGGACAAGAACGCACGGGAGATGAAG GAGAGTGTGAACCGGCTGCACGCGCAGATGCAGGCCTTCGTGTCTGAGAGTCAGCGGGCCGCTGAACTGGAGGAGAAGCGGCGCTACCGCTTCCTGGCCGAGAAGCACCTGCTGCTTTCCAACACCTTCCTGCAGTTTTTTGGCCGg GCCCGGGGGATGCTCCAGAACCGCGTGCTGCTGTGGAAGGAGCAGTCGGAGGCCAGCCGCAGCCCATCGCGCGCCCACTCCCCGGGCCTGCTGGGCCCCGTGCTGGGGCCGCCCTACCCCTCGGGCCGCCTGACGCCCACCCGCCTGGACATG CAGCCCCAGAGGGCCCTGGGAGAGTTCGGCTCCCCCCGCAGCCGGCACGGCTCCGGCTCCTACGGCCCCGAGCCCGCCGAGGCGAGGTCCGCGTCCCAGCTGGAGCCAGACCACCGCCGGTCCCTGCCCCGGACGCCGTCCGCCT CCTCGCTCTACAGCAGCAGCACCCAGCGCTCGCGCTCCAACTCCTTCGGCGAGCGCCCGGGCggtgggggcggcggcggcggcgcccggAGAGTCCGCGCTCTGGTCTCACACTCGGAGGGCGCCAACCACACGCTGCTGCGCTTCTCGGCCGGAGACGTCGTCGAGGTGCTGGTGCCCGAAGCCCAGAACGGCTGGCTCTATGGCAAGCTGGAGGGCTCATCCTC GAGCGGCTGGTTCCCTGAGGCCTATGTGAAGCCTTTGGACGAGCTGCCCGTGAATCCCATGAACCCCTTGAACCCAGTGACCTCCATGAACCCCAGGAGCCCTGTGAATGAGCTGCCTTCCAG GTCCTACCCGCTCCGGGGTAGCCACAGCCTTGATGACCTCCTGGACCGACCAGGCAACTCCACAGCATCTTCGGACTACTGGGATGGCCAGTCCCGCTCCCGAACCCCAAGCCACATCCCGAGCCGCACCCCCAGCCCCGCACCTACACCCTTACCCAGCAGCCGCCGAAGTAGCATGGGCAGCATGGGGGTGGCCAGTGACGTCAAG AAACTTGCATCCTGGGAGCAGCAACCCCCAGAGCTCTTCCCTCG CTGCGTCCCACCGTCACCAATGACCGCTCAGCGCCCCTCATCCGCTGAGGCGCCTTCCTCCACCTGGAGTCTGAGGTCGTCCCCGCCACCCACACCTGCCCAGCTGCCTAGAGCTGGCGGCAGCggaagcagcagcagtggatcCAAGGAGCTGGGGCCTTGGTACCGGGGGTGA
- the BAIAP2L2 gene encoding BAR/IMD domain-containing adapter protein 2-like 2 isoform X3, whose product MAPEMDQFYRSTMAIYKSILEQFNPALENLVYLGNNYLRAFHALSEAAEVYFNAIQKIGEQALQSSTSQILGEILVQMSDTQRHLNSDLEVVVQTFHGDLLQHMEKNTKLDMQFIKDSRQHYEMEYRHRAANLEKSMSQLWRMERKRDKNAREMKESVNRLHAQMQAFVSESQRAAELEEKRRYRFLAEKHLLLSNTFLQFFGRARGMLQNRVLLWKEQSEASRSPSRAHSPGLLGPVLGPPYPSGRLTPTRLDMQPQRALGEFGSPRSRHGSGSYGPEPAEARSASQLEPDHRRSLPRTPSASSLYSSSTQRSRSNSFGERPGGGGGGGGARRVRALVSHSEGANHTLLRFSAGDVVEVLVPEAQNGWLYGKLEGSSSSGWFPEAYVKPLDELPVNPMNPLNPVTSMNPRSPVNELPSRSYPLRGSHSLDDLLDRPGNSTASSDYWDGQSRSRTPSHIPSRTPSPAPTPLPSSRRSSMGSMGVASDVKKLASWEQQPPELFPRGTNPFATVKLRPTVTNDRSAPLIR is encoded by the exons ATGGCCCCCGAGATGGACCAGTTCTACAGATCCACCATGGCCATCTACAAG AGCATCCTGGAGCAGTTCAACCCGGCCCTGGAGAACCTGGTGTACCTGGGGAACAACTACCTCCGGGCCTTCCACG CTCTGTCCGAGGCGGCTGAGGTGTACTTCAACGCCATCCAGAAGATTGGGGAGCAGGCCCTGCAGAGTTCCACCTCGCAGATTCTGG GTGAGATCTTGGTGCAGATGTCCGACACTCAGCGGCACTTGAACTCTGACCTGGAGGTGGTG GTGCAGACATTCCATGGAGACCTCCTGCAGCACATGGAGAAGAACACCAAGCTGGACATGCAGTTCATCAAA GACAGCCGCCAGCACTACGAGATGGAGTACCGCCACCGAGCCGCcaacctggagaagagcatgtCCCAGCTGTGGCGGATGGAGCGCAAGAGGGACAAGAACGCACGGGAGATGAAG GAGAGTGTGAACCGGCTGCACGCGCAGATGCAGGCCTTCGTGTCTGAGAGTCAGCGGGCCGCTGAACTGGAGGAGAAGCGGCGCTACCGCTTCCTGGCCGAGAAGCACCTGCTGCTTTCCAACACCTTCCTGCAGTTTTTTGGCCGg GCCCGGGGGATGCTCCAGAACCGCGTGCTGCTGTGGAAGGAGCAGTCGGAGGCCAGCCGCAGCCCATCGCGCGCCCACTCCCCGGGCCTGCTGGGCCCCGTGCTGGGGCCGCCCTACCCCTCGGGCCGCCTGACGCCCACCCGCCTGGACATG CAGCCCCAGAGGGCCCTGGGAGAGTTCGGCTCCCCCCGCAGCCGGCACGGCTCCGGCTCCTACGGCCCCGAGCCCGCCGAGGCGAGGTCCGCGTCCCAGCTGGAGCCAGACCACCGCCGGTCCCTGCCCCGGACGCCGTCCGCCT CCTCGCTCTACAGCAGCAGCACCCAGCGCTCGCGCTCCAACTCCTTCGGCGAGCGCCCGGGCggtgggggcggcggcggcggcgcccggAGAGTCCGCGCTCTGGTCTCACACTCGGAGGGCGCCAACCACACGCTGCTGCGCTTCTCGGCCGGAGACGTCGTCGAGGTGCTGGTGCCCGAAGCCCAGAACGGCTGGCTCTATGGCAAGCTGGAGGGCTCATCCTC GAGCGGCTGGTTCCCTGAGGCCTATGTGAAGCCTTTGGACGAGCTGCCCGTGAATCCCATGAACCCCTTGAACCCAGTGACCTCCATGAACCCCAGGAGCCCTGTGAATGAGCTGCCTTCCAG GTCCTACCCGCTCCGGGGTAGCCACAGCCTTGATGACCTCCTGGACCGACCAGGCAACTCCACAGCATCTTCGGACTACTGGGATGGCCAGTCCCGCTCCCGAACCCCAAGCCACATCCCGAGCCGCACCCCCAGCCCCGCACCTACACCCTTACCCAGCAGCCGCCGAAGTAGCATGGGCAGCATGGGGGTGGCCAGTGACGTCAAG AAACTTGCATCCTGGGAGCAGCAACCCCCAGAGCTCTTCCCTCG GGGTACGAACCCCTTTGCTACCGTAAAGCTGCGTCCCACCGTCACCAATGACCGCTCAGCGCCCCTCATCCGCTGA
- the SLC16A8 gene encoding monocarboxylate transporter 3, protein MGASGPRRGPGPPDGGWGWAVLGACFVITGFAYGFPKAVSVFFRALMRDFGAGYSDTAWVSSIMLAMLYGTGPVSSILVTRFGCRPVMLVGGLLASAGMILASFATRLLELYLTAGVLTGLGLALNFQPSLIMLGLYFERRRPLANGLAAAGSPVFLSALSPLGQQLLEHFGWRGGFLLLGGLLLNCCACGAVMRPPPGPGPRPRRDSAGDAPGETEAHLAGPRVREAPSGGRTRRRLLDVTVCADRAFAVYAVTKFLMALGLFVPAILLVNYAKDAGVPDSEAAFLLSIVGFVDIVARPACGALAGLARLRPHVAYLFSLALMANGLTDLSSARARSYSALVAFCIAFGLSYGMVGALQFEVLMAAVGAPRFPSALGLVLLLEAVAVLIGPPSAGRLVDALKNYEIIFYLAGSEVALAGIFMAVATNCCLRRPRDGPPSPGTEGGAGDGEEAEAEVDSDLPPAGTEEPGGLEAVEVPSPGTGPSQPEVKMEPGLDS, encoded by the exons ATGGGCGCTAGCGGTCCCCGGCGGGGCCCCGGCCCCCCAGacgggggctggggctgggctgtgCTGGGCGCCTGCTTCGTGATCACGGGTTTCGCCTATGGCTTCCCCAAGGCCGTGAGCGTCTTCTTCCGCGCGCTTATGCGCGACTTCGGCGCGGGCTACAGCGACACAGCCTGGGTGTCCTCCATTATGCTCGCCATGCTTTACGGCACAG GCCCGGTGTCCAGCATCCTTGTGACCCGCTTTGGATGTCGCCCGGTGATGCTGGTGGGTGGGCTGTTGGCCTCGGCTGGCATGATCCTAGCATCTTTCGCCACGCGCCTTCTGGAGCTATACCTGACAGCTGGGGTGCTCACAG gcctgggcctggccctcAACTTCCAGCCATCGCTCATCATGCTGGGGCTGTACTTCGAGCGGCGGCGGCCTTTGGCCAACGGGCTGGCGGCGGCCGGCAGCCCGGTGTTCCTGTCGGCGCTGTCGCCGCTCGGCCAGCAGCTGCTCGAGCACTTCGGCTGGCGCGGCGGCTTCCTGCTGCTCGGCGGCCTCCTGCTGAACTGCTGCGCGTGCGGCGCCGTCATGCGGCCGCCCCCGGGGCCCGGCCCGCGGCCGCGCAGGGACAGCGCAGGAGACGCGCCCGGCGAGACAGAGGCGCACCTCGCGGGACCGCGCGTGCGCGAGGCGCCCTCTGGCGGTCGGACCCGCCGGCGCCTGCTGGACGTGACCGTGTGCGCCGACCGCGCCTTCGCCGTGTACGCCGTCACCAAGTTCCTGATGGCGCTCGGGCTCTTCGTGCCCGCCATCCTGTTGGTGAACTACGCCAAGGACGCGGGCGTGCCCGACTCCGAGGCTGCCTTCCTGCTCTCCATCGTGGGCTTCGTTGACATCGTGGCGCGGCCGGCGTGCGGCGCCCTGGCCGGCCTGGCGCGCCTGCGGCCACACGTCGCCTACCTCTTCAGCCTGGCCCTGATGGCCAACGggctcacggacctgagcagcgCGCGGGCCCGCAGCTACAGCGCCCTTGTCGCCTTCTGCATCGCCTTCGGCCTCTCCTACGGCATGGTGGGCGCCCTGCAGTTCGAGGTGCTCATGGCGGCCGTGGGCGCACCCCGATTCCCCAGTGCCCTGGGCCTGGTCCTCCTCCTCGAGGCTGTGGCTGTGCTCATCGGACCGCCCTCTGCCG GCCGCCTGGTGGACGCGCTCAAGAACTACGAGATCATCTTCTACCTGGCAGGCTCCGAGGTGGCCCTGGCGGGGATCTTCATGGCTGTGGCCACCAACTGTTGCCTGCGCCGCCCCAGGGACGGCCCGCCCAGCCCAGGCACCGAGGGCGGGGCCGGCGAtggggaggaggctgaggccGAAGTGGACTCTGACCTCCCGCCCGCTGGCACTGAGGAGCCCGGTGGCCTTGAGGCCGTGGAGGTGCCAAGCCCGGGCACTGGGCCTTCACAACCCGAGGTGAAGATGGAGCCAGGGCTGGACTCTTGA